The following coding sequences lie in one Mesorhizobium sp. DCY119 genomic window:
- the ndk gene encoding nucleoside-diphosphate kinase produces the protein MAIERTFSMIKPDATRRNLTGAITKMLEDAGLRVVASRRVWMSRRDAEGFYAVHKDRPFFGELVEFMSSAPTVVQVLEGENAIAKNREVMGATNPANADEGTIRKVHALSIGENSVHGSDAPETAAQEIRYWFSDTEIVG, from the coding sequence ATGGCGATCGAACGCACGTTTTCGATGATCAAGCCCGACGCGACCCGCCGCAACCTCACAGGCGCCATCACCAAGATGCTGGAAGATGCCGGCCTGCGCGTCGTCGCATCGCGCCGCGTCTGGATGAGCCGCCGCGACGCGGAAGGTTTCTACGCCGTCCACAAGGATCGCCCTTTCTTCGGCGAACTGGTCGAATTCATGTCGTCGGCTCCGACCGTCGTGCAGGTCCTGGAAGGCGAGAACGCCATCGCCAAGAACCGCGAAGTGATGGGCGCCACCAACCCGGCCAACGCCGACGAAGGCACCATCCGCAAGGTTCATGCCCTGTCGATCGGCGAAAACTCCGTCCACGGCTCCGACGCCCCGGAAACCGCTGCCCAGGAAATCAGGTACTGGTTCTCCGACACCGAGATCGTCGGCTGA
- a CDS encoding YbaY family lipoprotein codes for MLDRLAEFFVFGFAPLVIGTLMMPLQSFAQEKSVTGEILYRERIALPPNAVVKVWLSDVSLADAPAKIIGEQTFKEPGQVPIKFEIRFDPAVIQPKHTYSLQARITVDDTIWFINDVRYRLDPLKAEPQSMVLRMVKRSMETEPPPIFRTTWLAEDIEGGGVIDDAQSTLKFDPGGKISGRGACNSYFGKATIEGSTIKLGDIGSTFMACAPAIMDQEKKLFAALSKASSYRIDADGKMFLVDAEGRDVIRFASAE; via the coding sequence ATGCTGGACAGGCTCGCCGAATTTTTCGTTTTCGGTTTTGCTCCCCTGGTGATCGGCACTCTCATGATGCCGCTGCAATCATTTGCGCAGGAAAAGTCCGTCACGGGCGAGATTCTTTATCGCGAACGGATTGCCCTGCCGCCGAACGCCGTCGTCAAGGTTTGGCTATCGGATGTGTCGCTGGCCGATGCTCCCGCAAAAATTATCGGCGAGCAGACATTCAAGGAACCCGGCCAGGTGCCGATCAAGTTCGAGATCCGCTTCGATCCGGCGGTGATCCAGCCAAAACACACCTATTCCCTTCAGGCCCGCATTACGGTCGACGATACGATCTGGTTCATCAATGACGTGCGCTATCGCCTCGATCCGCTGAAGGCGGAGCCGCAATCCATGGTGCTGAGGATGGTCAAGCGCTCGATGGAAACCGAACCACCACCGATCTTCCGCACGACCTGGCTGGCCGAGGACATCGAGGGCGGCGGCGTGATCGACGATGCGCAGTCGACGCTGAAGTTCGATCCCGGCGGCAAGATCAGCGGGCGCGGCGCCTGCAACAGCTATTTCGGCAAGGCGACAATCGAAGGCAGCACGATCAAGCTCGGCGATATCGGCTCGACCTTCATGGCCTGCGCGCCGGCGATCATGGATCAGGAAAAGAAGCTTTTTGCGGCGCTGAGCAAGGCATCCTCCTATCGCATCGACGCAGACGGCAAGATGTTTCTGGTCGACGCGGAAGGGCGCGACGTGATCCGGTTTGCAAGTGCTGAGTGA
- a CDS encoding helix-turn-helix domain-containing protein, translated as MDIRPIRTEEDYDWALAEIEQYFAEVPEQGTPEADRFDVLAELIDAYENKHWSIEPADPVDTIRHRMETLGLAQSDLAQVIGSRSRASEILHRKRPLTLAMIQRLSKAWGIPADALIAPYHLDMAS; from the coding sequence GTGGATATTCGTCCGATCCGCACCGAGGAGGATTACGACTGGGCGCTGGCCGAGATCGAGCAGTATTTTGCCGAAGTCCCCGAACAGGGAACGCCGGAGGCTGATCGCTTCGACGTGCTTGCCGAACTGATCGACGCCTATGAAAACAAGCATTGGTCTATCGAACCAGCCGATCCTGTCGACACGATCCGCCATCGCATGGAAACCCTGGGGCTGGCGCAGAGCGATCTTGCTCAGGTGATCGGTTCGCGCTCACGCGCATCCGAAATACTGCACCGGAAGCGTCCGCTGACGCTGGCGATGATCCAGCGCCTGAGCAAAGCGTGGGGAATTCCGGCGGATGCCCTGATCGCGCCCTATCATCTGGATATGGCCAGCTAA
- a CDS encoding cation diffusion facilitator family transporter has translation MSGDHNHGDMQNTPVSRLWMALGLTGAFMVAEVIGGVFTGSLALISDAMHMLTDTMALAIALLAIHVGRRQADLLRTYGYARFEILAAAFNALLLLGVAFYILYEAYKRLFEPQDIASLGMLGIAVVGLAVNFLSMRLLSGHKDNSLNVKGAYLEVWADMLGSLGVMAGAAIIWLTGWQWVDSVIAVGIGFMVFPRTWVLLKECVNILLEGVPPGMKIDEVESAIAAVPGVASVHDLHLWAITQSKPSLTAHAVLSDGADAETVRRAIEARLQADFDLHHTTLQMERVPCKPVERIH, from the coding sequence ATGAGCGGCGATCATAACCATGGCGACATGCAGAACACGCCGGTATCGCGGCTGTGGATGGCGCTCGGCCTGACCGGCGCCTTCATGGTGGCGGAGGTCATCGGCGGCGTTTTCACCGGCAGCCTGGCGCTGATTTCCGATGCCATGCACATGCTGACCGACACGATGGCGCTGGCGATCGCATTGCTGGCGATCCATGTCGGACGCCGGCAGGCGGACCTGCTGCGCACCTATGGCTATGCCCGTTTCGAAATACTGGCCGCCGCCTTCAACGCGCTGCTGCTGCTCGGTGTCGCCTTCTACATTCTCTACGAGGCTTACAAGCGGCTGTTCGAACCGCAGGACATCGCCTCGCTGGGCATGCTGGGCATTGCGGTCGTCGGCCTTGCCGTCAACTTCCTGTCGATGCGGCTCCTGAGCGGCCACAAGGACAACAGTCTCAATGTGAAGGGCGCCTATCTCGAGGTCTGGGCCGATATGCTGGGTTCGCTCGGCGTCATGGCCGGTGCAGCGATCATCTGGCTGACCGGCTGGCAGTGGGTCGATTCGGTCATTGCCGTCGGCATCGGCTTCATGGTTTTCCCGCGCACCTGGGTGCTGCTCAAGGAGTGCGTCAACATCCTGCTGGAGGGCGTGCCGCCGGGCATGAAGATCGATGAAGTCGAGAGCGCTATTGCGGCAGTGCCCGGCGTGGCCTCGGTGCACGATCTGCATCTTTGGGCGATCACCCAGAGCAAACCGTCGCTGACCGCGCACGCCGTGCTTTCCGACGGCGCGGATGCGGAAACGGTGCGCCGCGCCATCGAGGCGCGCCTCCAGGCGGATTTCGACCTGCATCACACGACGCTGCAGATGGAACGGGTGCCGTGCAAACCCGTCGAACGGATTCACTGA
- a CDS encoding DinB family protein, with product MRQHFMMLAAYNAWANGRIYDVAATLTEEEFCRDTGAFFKSMMGTLNHLVAADRIWMKRFTGQGDAPAALDTIIHANFTKLRAAREVEDKRIFTWIDGLDAKALAGRFSYMTVSDMRTISQRLAPALDHLFNHQTHHRGQAHMILTVLGKPSVQLDLIAFQRTEEGRAYA from the coding sequence ATGAGACAGCATTTCATGATGTTGGCCGCCTATAACGCTTGGGCCAATGGGCGCATTTACGACGTCGCCGCAACGCTCACCGAGGAGGAGTTCTGCCGCGATACAGGCGCTTTCTTCAAGTCGATGATGGGCACGCTGAACCATCTTGTGGCCGCAGATCGCATCTGGATGAAGCGCTTCACCGGCCAGGGCGATGCGCCGGCAGCGCTCGACACGATCATCCATGCCAATTTCACCAAACTGCGTGCCGCCCGCGAGGTCGAGGACAAGCGCATCTTCACCTGGATCGACGGGCTCGACGCGAAGGCTCTGGCCGGCCGCTTCAGCTACATGACCGTCAGCGACATGCGTACGATCTCGCAGCGTCTGGCACCGGCGCTCGACCATCTGTTCAACCACCAGACGCATCATCGCGGCCAGGCACATATGATCCTGACCGTGCTCGGCAAACCATCCGTGCAACTGGATTTGATCGCCTTCCAGAGGACGGAGGAAGGGCGAGCCTACGCATGA
- the purM gene encoding phosphoribosylformylglycinamidine cyclo-ligase gives MSGQKNGLTYAQAGVDIDAGNLMVEKIKPLVRSTRRPGADGEIGGFGGLFDLKAAGFSDPVLVAANDGVGTKLKIAIEAGKHDTIGVDLVAMCVNDIVVQGAEPLFFLDYFATGKLDPEQGASIVGGIAEGCRQAGCALIGGETAEMPGMYQEKDYDLAGFAVGAAERGQLLPTDDIVEGDVLLGLASSGVHSNGFSLVRRIVATSGLDWNDPAPFADDRTLAEALLEPTRIYVKSVLKAIRGTHGIKALAHITGGGFPENIPRVLPQDFSAELDLDAIEVPPVFSWLAKTGGVAANEMMRTFNCGVGMIMVVASGQAAQVAAVLQEAGETVSPIGRIVPRRDSGVIYRGAIAL, from the coding sequence ATGAGCGGCCAGAAGAACGGGCTCACCTATGCGCAGGCAGGCGTCGACATCGATGCCGGCAACCTCATGGTCGAGAAGATCAAGCCACTGGTGCGCTCGACGCGCCGCCCCGGCGCCGATGGCGAGATCGGCGGCTTCGGCGGACTGTTCGACCTGAAGGCCGCAGGCTTTTCCGATCCGGTGCTGGTCGCGGCCAATGACGGCGTCGGCACCAAGCTGAAGATTGCCATCGAGGCCGGCAAGCACGACACGATCGGCGTCGACCTCGTCGCCATGTGCGTCAACGACATCGTCGTGCAGGGTGCCGAACCGCTGTTCTTCCTCGACTATTTCGCCACCGGCAAGCTCGACCCCGAACAGGGTGCGTCGATCGTCGGCGGCATCGCCGAAGGCTGCCGGCAGGCCGGCTGCGCGCTGATCGGCGGCGAGACGGCCGAGATGCCCGGCATGTACCAGGAAAAGGACTACGACCTCGCCGGTTTCGCCGTGGGTGCGGCCGAACGCGGCCAGTTGCTACCGACCGACGACATCGTCGAAGGCGACGTTCTGCTTGGCCTCGCCTCGTCAGGTGTCCATTCCAACGGCTTTTCGCTGGTCCGCCGCATCGTCGCGACAAGCGGCCTCGACTGGAACGATCCCGCACCCTTCGCCGACGACCGCACACTTGCCGAAGCGCTGCTGGAGCCGACCCGCATCTATGTGAAGTCCGTGCTCAAAGCGATCCGCGGCACGCATGGCATCAAGGCACTAGCCCACATCACCGGCGGCGGCTTCCCCGAAAACATCCCGCGCGTGCTGCCGCAGGATTTTTCCGCCGAGCTCGACCTCGACGCTATCGAGGTTCCGCCGGTCTTCTCCTGGCTTGCCAAGACGGGCGGCGTGGCTGCAAACGAGATGATGCGCACCTTCAACTGCGGCGTCGGCATGATCATGGTCGTCGCATCGGGACAGGCGGCACAGGTCGCCGCCGTGCTACAGGAAGCCGGCGAAACCGTTTCGCCGATCGGCCGCATCGTGCCGCGCCGCGATAGCGGCGTCATCTATCGAGGTGCCATCGCCCTATGA
- a CDS encoding ABC-F family ATP-binding cassette domain-containing protein, translating into MLIINDLSLRIAGRLLLDHASLTLPAGTKAGLVGRNGTGKTTLFKAITGDMSAETGSVSLPKNLRIGQVAQEAPGTEEPLIEIVLKADLERAALLEEEKTATDPHRIAEIHIRLADIDAHSAEARAATILAGLGFDDAAQRRPASSFSGGWRMRVALAAVLFSEPDLLLLDEPTNYLDLEGTLWLETYVSKYPHTVLLISHDRDLLNRAVNSIVHLDQKKLTFWRGGYDQFERQLSEQRELQEKGRVKQEAARKHLQSFVDRFRAKASKARQAQSRIKALEKMKPISALLEDSVRPFHFPEPVKTVASPIVALDGVDVGYQPGSPILKKMTLRIDADDRIALLGANGNGKSTFAKLLAGRLKQEKGSMTIAPGLKVSIFAQHQLDDLRPEENAYEHVRRMMPEAPESKVRARVAQFGLATEKMNTPAKDLSGGEKARLLMGLSAFEGPNLFILDEPTNHLDIDSREALIHALNEFPGAVILISHDRHLLEATADRLWLVKDGHVNPYDGDLDDYRQQITGVSANSREKREADKASKADRRRESAARRAAMEPIAKEIRATEALMDRIRKRIDSIEDELANPAVYEKDPSTATQLAKERSQLNATLNGHEEKWLKLSAEYEEGTAE; encoded by the coding sequence ATGCTTATTATAAACGACCTTTCCCTCCGCATTGCCGGACGCCTGCTTCTCGACCACGCCTCGCTTACGCTGCCGGCGGGAACGAAGGCTGGGCTTGTCGGCCGCAACGGCACCGGCAAGACGACGCTGTTCAAGGCGATCACCGGCGACATGTCGGCCGAGACCGGCTCCGTCAGCCTGCCCAAGAACCTGCGCATCGGCCAGGTGGCGCAGGAAGCGCCGGGCACCGAGGAGCCGCTGATCGAGATCGTGCTGAAGGCCGATCTCGAGCGCGCAGCCCTTCTCGAAGAGGAGAAGACGGCGACCGACCCGCATCGCATCGCGGAAATCCACATAAGGCTGGCCGATATCGACGCGCATTCGGCCGAAGCGCGCGCCGCGACCATTCTCGCCGGCCTTGGCTTTGACGATGCCGCGCAGAGGCGGCCGGCCTCATCCTTCTCCGGCGGCTGGCGCATGCGCGTGGCGCTGGCAGCGGTGCTGTTTTCCGAGCCCGACCTGTTGCTGCTGGACGAGCCGACCAACTATCTCGACCTTGAAGGCACGCTGTGGCTCGAAACCTATGTTTCGAAATACCCGCACACTGTGCTGCTGATCAGCCACGACCGCGACCTGCTCAACCGCGCGGTCAATTCGATCGTCCACCTCGACCAGAAGAAGCTGACCTTCTGGCGCGGCGGCTACGACCAGTTCGAGCGCCAGCTTTCCGAGCAGCGCGAATTGCAGGAGAAGGGCCGCGTCAAACAGGAGGCGGCGCGCAAGCATCTGCAGTCCTTCGTCGATCGCTTCCGTGCCAAGGCTTCCAAGGCCCGTCAGGCGCAGTCGCGCATCAAGGCGCTGGAGAAGATGAAGCCGATCTCGGCCCTGCTGGAAGACAGCGTGCGGCCATTCCACTTTCCCGAGCCGGTGAAGACCGTGGCCTCGCCGATCGTGGCGCTGGACGGTGTCGATGTCGGCTACCAGCCCGGAAGCCCGATCCTCAAAAAGATGACGCTGCGCATCGATGCGGATGACCGCATCGCGCTGCTTGGCGCCAACGGCAACGGCAAGTCGACCTTCGCCAAGCTGCTCGCTGGCCGGCTGAAGCAGGAAAAGGGCTCGATGACCATCGCGCCCGGCCTGAAGGTGTCGATCTTTGCACAGCATCAGCTCGACGATCTGCGGCCGGAGGAAAACGCCTACGAGCATGTGCGCCGGATGATGCCGGAAGCGCCGGAATCCAAGGTGAGGGCGCGTGTCGCCCAGTTCGGCCTTGCGACGGAAAAGATGAACACGCCGGCCAAGGATCTGTCCGGCGGCGAGAAGGCGCGTCTGCTGATGGGGCTGTCGGCCTTCGAGGGGCCAAACCTGTTCATCCTCGACGAACCGACCAACCATCTCGATATCGACAGCCGCGAGGCACTGATCCACGCGCTGAACGAGTTTCCGGGCGCGGTAATCCTGATCTCGCATGATCGCCATCTGCTTGAGGCCACCGCCGACCGGCTGTGGCTGGTCAAGGACGGGCATGTGAACCCCTATGACGGCGATCTCGACGATTACCGCCAGCAGATCACCGGCGTCTCGGCCAACAGCCGCGAGAAGCGCGAGGCGGACAAGGCCTCCAAGGCCGACCGTCGCCGAGAATCTGCCGCGCGCCGCGCCGCCATGGAGCCGATCGCCAAGGAAATCCGCGCGACGGAAGCGCTGATGGACCGCATCCGCAAGCGCATCGACAGCATCGAGGACGAACTCGCCAACCCGGCAGTCTACGAGAAAGACCCCTCGACCGCGACCCAACTCGCCAAGGAACGCTCGCAATTGAACGCCACGCTCAACGGCCACGAGGAAAAGTGGCTGAAGCTTTCGGCGGAATATGAGGAAGGCACGGCGGAGTAA
- a CDS encoding glutathione S-transferase family protein: MTILLYDLVGHDQTRPYSPHCWKTAMSLAHKGLDFETVPTTFLEVPAVEGGVSKTIPVIRDGNAVVADSFQIALYLDQAYPERPTLFGGEGGEAMARFIERWSQMTLHPYLGAAALMDIYGRQNEANKAYFRESREARFGKSLEDVAAVRESGLAAFRASLEPLRNMLTYQPFIGGDAPLYPDYIVFGALQWVRVTSPFQYLAADDPVSAWFERCLDLHDGIGRTVDAAA; this comes from the coding sequence ATGACCATTCTGCTTTACGACCTTGTCGGACACGATCAAACGCGCCCCTACAGCCCGCATTGCTGGAAGACGGCGATGTCGCTGGCGCACAAGGGCCTCGACTTCGAGACCGTGCCGACCACTTTCCTCGAGGTTCCGGCAGTCGAGGGCGGCGTTTCGAAGACCATTCCGGTGATCCGCGACGGCAATGCCGTCGTGGCGGACTCCTTCCAGATCGCGCTCTATCTCGATCAGGCTTATCCGGAGCGTCCGACCCTCTTCGGCGGCGAAGGCGGCGAGGCGATGGCCCGCTTCATCGAGCGCTGGTCGCAGATGACGCTTCATCCCTATCTGGGTGCAGCCGCACTGATGGATATCTACGGACGGCAGAACGAAGCCAACAAGGCCTATTTCCGCGAAAGCCGCGAAGCCCGCTTCGGAAAGTCGCTCGAGGACGTCGCTGCGGTTCGCGAGAGCGGCCTTGCCGCCTTTCGCGCATCGCTTGAGCCATTGCGCAACATGCTCACCTACCAGCCTTTCATCGGGGGCGATGCGCCGCTCTATCCCGACTACATCGTCTTCGGCGCCTTGCAGTGGGTCCGTGTCACGTCGCCGTTCCAGTATCTTGCTGCCGACGATCCGGTAAGCGCCTGGTTCGAGCGCTGCCTCGACCTCCACGACGGCATCGGCCGCACGGTGGACGCCGCGGCCTGA
- a CDS encoding type II toxin-antitoxin system HigB family toxin: MPGNGKGYTLLFPPRETQEMPLRSWYILVDKADWSKPADVKAMFGTTVDFVRDNRLIFNIGGNNYRLIVHVAYPYRRVLIKFVGTHADYDRIDPETI; the protein is encoded by the coding sequence ATGCCGGGAAATGGGAAGGGCTACACGCTCTTGTTCCCACCACGGGAAACTCAGGAGATGCCGCTTCGCAGCTGGTATATACTGGTCGACAAGGCGGATTGGTCGAAGCCTGCCGATGTGAAGGCAATGTTTGGAACGACAGTGGATTTCGTGCGCGACAACCGGCTGATATTCAATATCGGCGGCAACAATTATCGGCTGATCGTGCACGTCGCCTACCCTTACCGGCGTGTTCTGATCAAGTTCGTCGGCACCCACGCCGACTATGATCGCATTGATCCGGAGACAATCTAG
- a CDS encoding histidine phosphatase family protein, giving the protein MKELLLLRHAKSSWDAPDLDDFDRPLSPRGLDAAPLMGKAIAARNWLPQMALVSPSVRTRETWQLVAAQSPRFVEPTFRDTLYEASAGQLLAEVRHAPEEITSLLLLGHNPGMQDFATLISGEGSDETAMQQLRKKFPTAGLARLEFDGRWDELRAGAARLSHFLRPKDLD; this is encoded by the coding sequence ATGAAGGAACTGCTTCTCCTGCGTCACGCCAAGTCGAGCTGGGACGCCCCTGATCTCGACGATTTCGATCGGCCGCTGTCGCCGCGCGGCCTGGACGCCGCCCCGCTGATGGGCAAGGCGATTGCTGCGCGCAACTGGCTGCCGCAGATGGCGCTGGTTTCGCCGTCGGTCCGTACGCGGGAAACCTGGCAACTCGTCGCCGCCCAATCGCCGCGCTTCGTCGAGCCAACCTTCCGCGACACGCTTTACGAAGCCTCGGCAGGGCAGTTGCTGGCCGAGGTGCGCCACGCGCCGGAGGAGATCACCTCCCTGCTTTTGCTCGGGCATAATCCGGGGATGCAGGATTTCGCCACGCTGATTTCCGGCGAAGGTTCCGACGAAACCGCTATGCAGCAACTGCGCAAGAAGTTCCCGACCGCCGGATTGGCACGGCTGGAATTCGACGGCCGATGGGACGAACTGCGTGCCGGAGCAGCCCGGCTCAGCCATTTCCTGCGGCCAAAAGATCTCGACTGA
- the purN gene encoding phosphoribosylglycinamide formyltransferase gives MTRKRIVIMISGRGSNMAALIEASDDRAFPAEIVGVVSDKADARGLQLATSKGIPTRVVARGDFASKDAHDAAIDKELAGFGAEIVCLAGYMRLLTPGFVAKWQGKMINIHPALLPAFKGLDTHQRALDAGTRIHGCTVHFVTPEMDDGPIIAQSAVPVLIGDDEKTLSTRVLKAEHHLFPLALRMVCEGKAAMQDGKTVFSDIEHVEQIATAFVSSPSAVREAVDLEALARFTP, from the coding sequence ATGACCCGCAAACGCATCGTCATCATGATTTCCGGGCGCGGCTCCAACATGGCCGCGCTGATCGAAGCTTCCGACGACCGCGCCTTTCCGGCCGAGATCGTCGGCGTGGTCTCCGACAAGGCGGACGCGCGCGGGCTGCAACTGGCAACATCCAAGGGCATCCCGACACGCGTGGTTGCGCGCGGCGATTTCGCCAGCAAGGACGCGCATGACGCGGCGATCGACAAGGAACTCGCAGGCTTCGGCGCCGAGATAGTCTGCCTCGCCGGCTATATGCGGCTCCTGACGCCAGGCTTCGTAGCGAAATGGCAGGGAAAGATGATCAACATCCACCCTGCCCTGCTGCCCGCCTTCAAGGGGCTCGACACGCATCAGCGCGCTCTCGACGCCGGCACGCGCATCCATGGCTGCACGGTGCATTTCGTGACGCCGGAGATGGATGACGGCCCGATCATCGCACAGTCTGCGGTTCCCGTTCTGATCGGCGATGACGAAAAGACGCTGTCCACGCGCGTGCTGAAGGCCGAGCACCATCTTTTCCCGCTGGCACTGCGCATGGTCTGCGAAGGCAAGGCCGCGATGCAGGACGGCAAGACGGTGTTTTCGGACATCGAGCATGTCGAGCAGATTGCAACAGCATTCGTGTCTTCGCCAAGCGCGGTGCGCGAGGCGGTCGATCTCGAGGCGCTGGCGCGCTTCACGCCGTAA
- a CDS encoding molybdopterin oxidoreductase family protein, translating into MNQHAKLRIGHSACPHDCPSTCALNVEILDGNRIGRLHGAKDNSYTAGVICAKVARYADRIHHPDRLMKPLVRASAKGEGSWKEASWEAALDLVAEKFIRAEEKLGSETVWPYFYAGTMGLVQRDGIDRLRHAKKYSGFFASICTNLAWTGYVLGTGALRGSDPREIAKSDCVVIWGTNAVVTQVNVMTHAVKARKERGTKIVVIDIYETATMKQADMALVLKPGTDGALACAVMHVLFRDGFADRDYLEKYTDDPKGLEAHLASRTPEWAAAITGLSVAEIEDFARLVGTTKKTFFRLGYGFARQRNGSVNMHAALSIPAVTGAWQYEGGGAFHSNSGIFKLNGELLEGTKLRDPKIRYLDHSRIGPVLTNAEDALYGGPPVTAMLIQNTNPVNVAPEQRLVTQGFLRDDLFTCVHEQFMTDTAKLADVVLPATMFLEHDDIYKGGGNQHVTLGPKLIEPPEGPRTNHYVIEELAKRLGVSHLPGFGMTEREHIDHMLSKRGLGDFDSLEASRWVDMQPEFEDAHFLNGFGHPDGKFRFKPQWNGGAAPNRPPKSMGIFGPVEQLPEFPDHVDLIEVADAEHPFRLATSPARNFLNSTFAETPVSREKEGRPELLIHPQDAAALGVATGDRVEIGNPRGEVVLHARLFETIRRGVVIAEGIWPNSAHERGEGINVLTGADAPAPYGGAAVHDNKVWVRAAG; encoded by the coding sequence ATGAACCAGCACGCCAAGCTCAGAATCGGCCATTCCGCCTGTCCGCATGACTGCCCGTCGACCTGCGCGCTCAATGTCGAGATCCTCGACGGCAACCGCATCGGCCGCCTGCATGGCGCCAAGGACAACAGCTACACGGCGGGCGTGATCTGCGCCAAGGTCGCGCGCTATGCCGATCGCATCCATCATCCCGACCGGCTTATGAAGCCGCTGGTGCGTGCCAGCGCCAAGGGCGAGGGCAGCTGGAAAGAGGCGAGCTGGGAAGCCGCCCTCGATCTGGTGGCCGAAAAATTCATTCGCGCCGAGGAAAAGCTCGGCAGCGAGACGGTCTGGCCTTACTTCTATGCCGGCACCATGGGGCTGGTGCAGCGCGACGGCATTGACCGGCTGCGCCATGCAAAGAAGTATTCGGGCTTCTTCGCCTCTATCTGCACCAATCTCGCCTGGACCGGCTATGTGCTGGGCACGGGCGCGCTGCGCGGCTCGGACCCACGCGAGATCGCCAAGTCCGACTGCGTCGTGATCTGGGGCACCAATGCGGTGGTCACGCAGGTCAATGTGATGACCCATGCGGTGAAGGCCCGCAAGGAGCGCGGCACGAAGATCGTCGTGATCGACATCTACGAGACGGCGACGATGAAGCAGGCCGACATGGCGCTGGTGCTGAAGCCGGGCACGGACGGCGCGCTGGCCTGCGCGGTGATGCATGTGCTGTTTCGCGACGGCTTCGCCGATCGCGACTATCTCGAAAAATACACTGACGATCCGAAAGGGCTGGAGGCGCATCTCGCTAGCCGCACGCCGGAGTGGGCAGCGGCGATCACTGGGCTTTCCGTCGCGGAGATCGAAGACTTCGCGCGGCTGGTTGGCACGACGAAGAAAACCTTCTTCCGCCTCGGCTACGGCTTCGCGCGCCAGCGCAACGGCTCGGTCAACATGCATGCGGCGCTGTCGATCCCGGCGGTCACCGGTGCCTGGCAGTATGAGGGCGGTGGTGCCTTCCACTCCAATTCAGGCATCTTCAAGCTCAACGGCGAATTGCTGGAAGGCACGAAGCTGCGCGACCCCAAAATCCGCTATCTTGATCACTCCCGCATCGGGCCGGTGCTGACCAATGCGGAGGACGCGCTTTACGGCGGCCCGCCGGTGACGGCGATGCTGATCCAGAACACCAACCCGGTGAATGTCGCGCCCGAGCAGCGGCTGGTGACGCAGGGCTTCCTGCGCGATGACCTGTTCACCTGCGTGCACGAGCAGTTCATGACCGACACGGCAAAGCTCGCCGACGTCGTGCTGCCGGCGACGATGTTCCTGGAGCATGACGACATCTACAAGGGCGGCGGCAACCAGCATGTCACGCTTGGGCCGAAGCTGATCGAACCGCCGGAAGGGCCGCGCACCAACCATTATGTCATCGAGGAACTGGCCAAGCGGCTGGGCGTCTCGCATTTGCCGGGCTTCGGGATGACCGAACGCGAGCATATCGACCACATGCTCTCAAAGCGCGGTTTAGGCGATTTTGATAGCCTCGAAGCCAGCCGCTGGGTCGACATGCAGCCTGAGTTCGAGGATGCGCATTTCCTGAATGGTTTTGGGCATCCCGACGGCAAGTTTCGTTTCAAGCCGCAGTGGAACGGCGGCGCCGCACCCAACAGGCCGCCTAAAAGTATGGGCATCTTCGGCCCGGTCGAGCAGCTTCCCGAATTCCCCGACCATGTCGACCTGATCGAGGTGGCCGACGCCGAGCATCCTTTCCGGCTGGCGACATCGCCGGCGCGCAATTTCCTCAACTCGACCTTTGCCGAAACGCCGGTGTCGCGCGAGAAGGAAGGGCGGCCCGAATTGCTGATCCACCCGCAGGACGCAGCAGCACTCGGCGTCGCCACGGGCGACCGCGTCGAGATCGGCAACCCGCGCGGCGAGGTGGTGCTGCATGCCAGGCTGTTCGAGACGATCCGGCGCGGCGTGGTCATCGCGGAAGGCATCTGGCCGAATTCCGCTCACGAGCGCGGCGAGGGCATCAACGTCCTGACCGGCGCCGACGCGCCAGCACCCTATGGCGGCGCGGCCGTGCACGACAACAAGGTCTGGGTGCGGGCGGCGGGGTAG